The Comamonas piscis region GTCGATGTGACGCAGGAAGACCAGGTCGACGCTTCGGTCGAAGCCGCGGTAAAGGCCTATGGCGGCATCGATATCCTGGTGAGCAATGCCGGCATCCAGATCGTCAAACCGGTGCAGGAATTCACACTGCAGGAGTGGCAAAAGATGCTGGCCATCCAGCTCGATGGCGCTTTCCTCACCACGCGCGCCTGCATCAAGCACATGTATGCGCAGGGCCGTGGCGGCAGCATCATCTACACCGGCTCGGTGCATTCCAAAGAGGCCTCCAAGCTCAAGGCGCCTTATGTGACGGCCAAACATGGCCTGGAAGGCCTGGCGAAGGTAGTGGCCAAAGAGGGCGGCCCGCAAGGTGTGCGTGCCAATGTGATCTGCCCCGGCTATGTGCGCACGCCCCTGGTGGACAAGCAGATCCCCGAGCAGGCCAAGGAGCTGGGCATCAGCGAGGCCGACGTCATCAAGAACGTGATGCTCAAGGACACCGTCGATGGCGAGTTCACCACCGTGGACGATGTGGCG contains the following coding sequences:
- a CDS encoding 3-hydroxybutyrate dehydrogenase is translated as MVQQLAGKVAYVTGAASGIGKAIADLYAQQGAKVVIADLKQEAAEAAAKEIAGKGGTAMGLAVDVTQEDQVDASVEAAVKAYGGIDILVSNAGIQIVKPVQEFTLQEWQKMLAIQLDGAFLTTRACIKHMYAQGRGGSIIYTGSVHSKEASKLKAPYVTAKHGLEGLAKVVAKEGGPQGVRANVICPGYVRTPLVDKQIPEQAKELGISEADVIKNVMLKDTVDGEFTTVDDVARVALFFAAFPTNALTGQSMIVSHGWFME